A single Augochlora pura isolate Apur16 chromosome 2, APUR_v2.2.1, whole genome shotgun sequence DNA region contains:
- the LOC144478217 gene encoding adenylate kinase 7-like: MSDLVQRSSKLSLLNSLTTSCSAGNVFMRISRALGTGKTKRIPQEEALLLPDVTQPIYDQMTVNLNAEPEYIVDQISWHHDSPFHENIDAIVKEFRTARGLHPLKIIVVGPPASGKSIVARYLADYYGVHYVHAKPLIEETVQTLTRYKL, from the exons ATGTCTGACTTGGTTCAAAGATCATCCAAGCTGTCATTACTTAACAGTTTAACGACCAGCTGTTCGGCCGGaaatgttttt Atg AGGATCAGCAGAGCGCTGGGCACCGGCAAGACCAAGAGGATCCCGCAGGAGGAAGCGCTCTTATTGCCGGACGTCACGCAACCGATCTACGATCAGATGACGGTGAACTTGAACGCGGAGCCCGAGTACATTGTCGATCAAATAAGCTGGCACCACGACTCGCCGTTCCACGAGAACATCGACGCGATCGTGAAGGAATTCAGAACGGCCCGGGGACTGCATCCGCTGAAAATAATCGTTGTAGGACCTCCAGCGTCCGGGAAGAGCATCGTCGCCCGCTACCTAGCCGATTACTACGGCGTGCACTACGTTCACGCGAAGCCGTTGATCGAGGAGACCGTGCAAACGTTG ACAAGGTACAAGCTGTGA
- the LOC144478218 gene encoding adenylate kinase 7-like, with protein sequence MERETPKAFKRSEDVRYFVLISTVMTWALTKPLDPEDPSLAFTEDRYRKRKPHPNYKEHIQCEKNVVVVKKKINLKKKLKTLVICSGITYGDQEGPLHYLFKRAWENEPFLPIFGNGANKIPLLHVRDLITSVSNDAISRHAALMAPVMLTALRSWPPLSYILAVEQESPTQSTIVKVSFHAN encoded by the exons ATGGAGCGAGAAACGCCGAAAGCTTTTAAGCGGAGCGAGGACGTGCGGTATTTCGTTTTGATATCCACCGTGATGACCTGGGCCCTGACGAAGCCGCTGGATCCGGAGGATCCGAGCCTAGCCTTCACCGAGGACCGCTATCGGAAGCGGAAACCGCATCCGAATTACAAGGAGCACATCCAGTGCGAGAAGAACGTGGTCGTAGTCAAGAAAAAGATaaacttaaaaaagaaattgaagacGCTCGTGATCTGTTCCGGTATCACCTACGGCGACCAGGAGGGTCCTCTTCATTATCTGTTCAAGAGGGCATGGGAGAACGAGCCGTTCCTCCCGATTTTTGGCAACGGCGCCAACAAAATCCCGCTGCTGCACGTGCGCGATCTGATCACGTCAGTGTCGAACGATGCAATTTCGCGGCACGCTGCGTTAATGGCTCC AGTGATGCTGACCGCACTACGAAGCTGGCCCCCACTGAGTTACATCCTGGCAGTGGAGCAGGAGTCGCCCACCCAAAGTACAATCGTGAAGGTATCATTCCACGCGAACTAA